The following coding sequences lie in one Rutidosis leptorrhynchoides isolate AG116_Rl617_1_P2 chromosome 4, CSIRO_AGI_Rlap_v1, whole genome shotgun sequence genomic window:
- the LOC139845535 gene encoding SH2 domain-containing protein A-like, with translation MSTIVDKDGGYSSLNNLKLEIAKNNESKCETFSLCFWLYLPADSSPFPSTLIRQHHSDLTSNAPFLALTESKEMVLYCIRNDVTPGTQTPSARSKNEIPVNKWVHIGCEVSTDTTRLYFNSEIVGEVRVTCPFDSLKKISLIGANENETVDVYGVEILPNLSSIKDYFVKDPPVQLYFDSTSATDIEEECDGVWSVVGGKISCRKSFSVDVVLKDAFRHLVNKEMEVFATLTYADNGEHVENTDDSETPLLTTSDGIEFASCDRPSKLINGRASFRLKISQLSSKCDNRLFRVKFNIPKMGNKHPFLEVFSPAIRCISRSRNTRPSTLIWKRSTSAIHVVSGTPWLDGCSVEPINNVVQEPKPAPSSKRVKLGQGPTLVNLQSDNNSLKQQDHQDHRLTLTSDIREETHERKDNTPCDSESSEATNTSNGSPISDLNVFKYCLGSLTEKSNLLKELSTSASEKDIMDFAVHVSQYSGCFHHRNQIRISKRMLEDGTKVWNLLSQSNHEVMLDRMFYVLGDQFIKISGCRNRFLAPHDFEVLRRISGCQEPVTRENFEKLWCWLYPVAFGLSQNGLNNLWDSRWIEGLVTKEEAEISLHGPGNSLVDPGTFILRFPTSRSWPHPDAGNLVVTYVGSDYVIHHRTLCLDFFHSCGGNTRNGKSLKEMLLEERELSRLGRITTRNFRRV, from the exons ATGAGCACAATTGTGGATAAAGATGGCGGTTACTCATCACTAAACAACTTGAAATTGGAAATCGCTAAAAATAATGAGAGCAAGTGTGAAACTTTTTCACTCTGTTTTTGGCTTTATTTACCTGCAGATTCATCCCCTTTTCCTTCTACCCTTATtcgtcag CATCATTCAGATTTAACTAGCAATGCCCCATTTCTTGCGTTGACTGAAAGTAAAGAAATGGTTCTTTACTGCATACGTAATGACGTAACCCCAGGTACCCAAACTCCAAGTGCAAGAAGCAAGAATGAAATACCTGTAAATAAATGGGTTCACATTGGTTGTGAG GTATCTACTGATACTACCCGACTTTACTTTAATAGTGAGATTGTGGGAGAAGTTCGTGTAACTTGCCCGTTCGATAGTTTAAAAAAGATTTCTTTAATTGGTGCGAACGAAAATGAAACGGTTGATGTATATGGGGTGGAAATCTTGCCTAACTTGTCATCTATCAAAGATTACTTTGTTAAG GACCCACCGGTGCAACTGTATTTTGATAGTACGAGTGCTACTGACATTGAAGAAGAGTGTGATGGTGTGTGGAGCGTTGTTGGCGGCAAG ATATCTTGTCGTAAAAGCTTCTCAGTTGATGTTGTTTTAAAGGATGCATTCAGGCACCTGGTGAACAAAGAAATGGAG GTTTTTGCTACACTTACATATGCTGACAATGGTGAACATGTTGAGAATACAGACGATTCAGAAACCCCATTATTGACGACTAGTGATGGAATCGAGTTTGCTTCTTGTGATAGACCAAGTAAACTAATAAATGGGCGTGCTTCGTTTAGGCTTAAGATATCTCAG CTTTCATCAAAGTGTGATAACAGGCTGTTTCGTGTTAAATTCAACATCCCAAAAATGGGAAATAAACATCCATTTCTTGAAGTATTCTCACCTGCTATTCGATGTATATCACGTAGCCGCAATACACGCCCGTCTACTTTGATATGGAAACGGTCAACCTCTGCCATCCATGTAGTTAGTGGGACCCCATGGCTCGATGGTTGCTCTGTTGAACCTATTAATAATGTTGTTCAAGAACCAAAACCTGCACCATCATCAAAGCGGGTCAAGTTGGGTCAAGGACCCACTTTAGTGAACTTACAATCTGATAATAATTCGTTAAAACAACAGGATCATCAG GATCATAGATTGACTTTGACTTCAGATATCAGAGAAGAAACGCATGAACGAAAAGACAACACGCCATGTGATTCGGAGAGTAGTGAAGCAACAAACACATCTAATGGAAGTCCGATTTCAGATCTAAATGTCTTCAAATATTGCCTTGGATCCTTAACTGAAAAATCTAATCTTTTAAAGGAACTTTCAACCTCAGCTTCTGAAAAAGATATTATGGACTTTGCGGTTCATGTTTCCCAGTACTCTGGCTGTTTTCATCATCG GAATCAAATTAGAATTTCAAAAAGAATGTTAGAGGATGGAACAAAGGTTTGGAATTTGTTATCACAAAGCAACCATGAAGTTATGTTGGATAGAATGTTTTATGTGCTCGGTGACCAGTTTATAAAAATTTCTGGCTGCCGCAACAGATTTTTGGCACCACAT GATTTTGAGGTTTTACGAAGAATAAGTGGTTGCCAGGAGCCCGTGACCCGAGAAAACTTTGAGAAGTTGTGGTGTTGGCTATACCCTGTAGCTTTCGGTTTATCACAAAACGGACTTAACAATTTGTGGGATTCAAGATGGATCGAAGGACTTGTTACGAAAGAAGAAGCGGAAATTTCACTTCATGGCCCGGGAAACAGCCTTGTGGACCCCGGTACATTTATTCTTAGGTTTCCTACCTCGAGGAGCTGGCCCCACCCTGATGCCGGTAATCTTGTTGTGACTTATGTTGGTAGCGATTATGTCATCCATCATAGGACACTCTGTCTCGACTTCTTTCACAG TTGTGGTGGGAATACAAGGAATGGGAAATCGCTGAAAGAGATGCTACTCGAGGAACGTGAACTATCTCGACTAGGAAG GATTACAACAAGAAATTTTCGGCGTGTGTGA
- the LOC139845536 gene encoding probable sodium/metabolite cotransporter BASS1, chloroplastic, which produces MQASSLSSDPITFMHKTKLLSGSQNRHFKPNSQLTYSHTLTQSTSLSSKSTAPHKPLTWSYRGKSANFPSPILCSNSSNTLSASGESGNNSSGTFRGLVEVVGEWISTAFPIWVALGCFLGLVRPSSYNWVQPQWTMMGITSTMLGMGMTLTFDDLKGALSMPKELLTGFLLQYSVMPLSAFFISKLLNLPSYYAAGLILVGCCPGGTASNIVTYIARGNVALSVLMTAASTVSAVVMTPILTHKLAGQFVAVDAIGLLSSTLQVVLLPVLVGAFMNQYFKRVVRIVSPVMPPLAVATVAVLCGNAIAQSASAILMSGQQVVLAALLLHTSGFFFGYLLSRILGVDVSSSRTISIEVGMQNSVLGVVLATNHFANPLTAVPCAVSSVCHSILGSALAGIWRRIQPETQEVKHDP; this is translated from the exons ATGCAAGCTTCCTCACTTTCATCCGATCCCATtacttttatgcacaaaacaaaaCTACTTTCAGGCTCACAAAACCGCCATTTCAAACCCAATTCACAGCTCACATACTCTCACACTCTCACCCAATCCACCTCACTATCATCAAAAAGCACTGCACCTCACAAACCACTAACCTGGAGCTACAGAGGCAAATCTGCCAATTTTCCATCTCCGATTCTCTGCAGCAATTCGTCGAACACCTTGAGTGCAAGTGGTGAAAGTGGTAATAACAGTAGTGGGACGTTTAGAGGTTTGGTGGAGGTGGTTGGGGAGTGGATATCGACTGCGTTTCCAATATGGGTGGCGTTGGGTTGCTTTTTGGGACTTGTTAGACCCAGTTCTTATAATTGGGTTCAACCGCAGTGGACTATGATGGGTATCACTTCAACTATGCTTGGTATGGGTATGACACTTACTTTTGATGATCTTAAAGGGGCTTTATCTATGCCGAAAGAGTTGTTGACCGGGTTCCTTCTTCAGTACTCG GTAATGCCGTTATCAGCATTTTTTATCAGTAAACTCTTAAATTTACCCTCGTATTATGCCGCGGGTCTGATATTGGTTGGCTGCTGCCCTGGGG GGACCGCAAGTAACATTGTAACTTACATCGCAAG GGGAAATGTTGCCCTATCAGTATTAATGACTGCTGCAAGCACCGTGTCTGCTGTG GTTATGACTCCAATTCTCACCCACAAGTTAGCTGGGCAATTTGTTGCAGTAGATGCAATTGGACTCCTTTCTTCCACACTGCAG GTTGTGCTGCTTCCTGTGTTGGTGGGTGCATTTATGAACCAATACTTTAAACGGGTTGTGCGGATTGTATCTCCAGTGATGCCACCACTTGCTGTAGCAACAGTAGCTGTACTTTGTGGGAATGCAATTGCTCAAAGTGCTTCTGCAATACTTATGTCTGGTCAACAAGTTGTTCTTGCTGCCCTGCTCCTTCATACATCTGGATTCTTTTTCGGTTATCTCCTTTCAAGAATTCTCGGGGTTGATGTTTCTTCTTCAAGAACAATATCTATTGAGGTTGGCATGCAG AACTCGGTGCTTGGTGTAGTTCTTGCTACAAACCACTTTGCAAATCCTTTAACTGCCGTACCATGCGCTGTTTCTAGTGTTTGTCACTCGATCCTTGGGAGTGCACTAGCAGGAATATGGAGACGAATTCAACCTGAAACTCAAGAAGTGAAACATGACCCTTAA